The Juglans regia cultivar Chandler chromosome 16, Walnut 2.0, whole genome shotgun sequence nucleotide sequence gattgGGTTTAATTAAATAACTCTCGGAGTGCCAAAAAAATTCCAAAGGACGTACCTATgcatttaaaaacaatatagcaaaaaaatgatttttagctTAATTACGAATTTAcgatatgaataaaaaaaaaatttaaaaaattgtgtaaaaaGATTTTTCAAAGATGTTGGCACTACATTTgttaaataataattctatttatttcgataatatataaataaaatcatcagttcaccattattattaataaattctataattgaTGAGAcctacacctttttcaaattcctattcaaaagtcaacaatctaacatattttatacatccaaacaactcaaaacacTCTCAATAAGACCCACACCTTTTTTCCAATCTCTTCTCACTATTATCTATGATACAAACATTCTCAAACACTTTCACACCTTTTTCGCaccttagggtacgtttgggtagtgaaaagtgttgagaagtgttgagaatatttgtaaatagtagtgaaaaagtaatgaaaaagtaataataaaatattaaatagtagtaaaaaatatgtgaaaagtaataaatagtaaaaaaatagataaaaaataataataaagtaaaaaataataataagagtatTTAAGGTACTCTCATTTGCCAAACATACCCTTAATCTTGCCAATGAGTAAATAACGGAGAGAATATAATTACGAGAATTACATATAACAATGCACGGTCTATAATTATAGCCCCAAGTCTACAATTGGTCTCAGATTTGGGCCCTTGGCGCTGCTTCTTCCTGGAAAGCCTCTGGGCtgaacaaaatacttttcatagGCCCTTCTAATTAAAATCTTACAAACCTCGGACCCCAGCCCACACTTATGACCAAGAAAcccaaatatttttgttttgtttcttgttttttttaagatttgaaaatgtgtaGATATGTcctaaaaaaaacttatctaGGTCGAGGTtgctacatttttttaaggtaTATTATTAACACGGACAATTCTTCAAACCACAGTCAagaattttaaagtttattttttatttttttttaccaattattacttcttttcatttaacatCTTGTTCTCTCAAAGAATAAacacattttaacattttaagtTACTTTTAAATAGTGATAATTtcagatgatttgtaaataataatgaacatattaaataataatgaacatATTAcggtagtaaaaaaataataataaaatattaaataataagcATTAATATTTGTTGCCATTAATTAcatttatatcaataaattcATTCTCAATCATTTGACTTGAGATTAAtgattaaaatctaaaaaatttatagtcttgtttgttttctaaaaacatctcatctcatctcacctcatcattacaactttttcaaatccccacacaaaataaaataaacaattcaactttttcaaatcttaaaataataataatattaaaaatatattctaacaatattttatttaattttttaattttaatctcaattcatctcatctcatatttgaaaacaaacgaaattgAATATTATGATTTACGAACCATCTTATCATAAATCCGTATTTTTGAAAGAGCACgtgattcagtttttttttttgaagtaaaaaaaaaaagaagccaaTTTCGTGTATTTGATGTGAGGCCCACACTGATACCTTTACCTtctgagttaaaaaaaaattagatgataCTCGGGAGTTTCCTCGTTTTGACGTGGCAATTAAGGAGTGGGCTTTCCTAGATCCAAGGCATCCAACCTCGCGAATCTACTCTCTGCAATTCAAATCCTCGGCCACAATCCTCAGATCTCtccaattttatttcttttatgatttgtAAGACCTCTGGCTCTCTGTCTCTTGTTTAGTTTATGCAAAGttagtaattttcttttcaatgttaTTGTTGAATGCATGAAAGTTGAAACCCCCATTATTGTCGTGGTCTTTGTGGAAGTGAAAAATCTGCGAtaccctttttcttttatctctttTGGTGTGGAGAGACCTATGTTGCCTTTACTTTTCGCTAATTGGATTTCTTTGATTTGGGGTAGCTTGTGATAACTTGTCAATGGTAATTTAATTGATTTGTCCGCCATTCATgataatttctcaaattaaagTTTGTATTTTGATCAACGAAATTGTGGTTTGTGATAATCTGTGAGATCCATGTCGTAACGTGGCACTCCAAAATTTATTGTCGGCTTTATAGGAACCTGAGCTTCTACTGGATTCATTCAATTTTTCGTGAATTTGTTGATTTGATCTATTGCAGAAAGATTCGTTGGTACAAACGGAAAAATGTTGCGTTACTTGACTGCGTTATATCAAAACAATGTGAAGTCTAGTGGTGAAGATTTGCTAAGTGCAATAATCCCTTTAATGAAGCTCCTTTCCCTTACGGTTATCGGTCTGGTTCTTGCGCACCCAAGAACCCAAATAATCCCAAGAGCGACGTTTAAGCTGCTCAGCAAGCTTGTTTTTGCTCTGTTCTTGCCCTGCCTAATCTTTACTGAACTCGGTGAAAGCATTACGCTTGAGAACTTTGCTCATTGGTGGTTTATACCGGTTAATGTGTTGGTCAGTACGGGTATTGGCTGTTTACTTGGGTACTTGGTCGTGATTATTTGCCGCCCACCTCCTCAGTTCAAAAGATTCACCGTTATCATGACTGCGTTTGGTAATACAGGCAATCTCCCTCTTGCCATTGTTGGATCTGTTTGTCATACTGCGGATAATCCATTTGGACCCCATTGTCATTCGAGAGGGGTGGCTTATGTCTCTTTTTCTTCCTGGGTTTCTGTGATTTTGGTTTATACCCTTGTGTATCACATGATGGAGCCTCCATTGGAGTACTATGAGATAGTTGAAGAAGGGATTGAGATTGAGGAAGAACGAGCTGTTAATGATGCCAGTAGACCTCTCCTTGTAGAAGCCGAATGGCCAGGCATTGAAGATAAAGAAACTGAGCATTCCAAGACACCCTTTATTGCTAGAATTTTCCAAAGCATATCAAATGTTTCTCAAACCTCTTTTCCTGACATTGAGGTTTCGGGAGAAGGTGGTGCGAACAGCCCCAGGTCCATTAGATGTTTAGCTGCACCTAAAGTCTTCAGGAGGATGAGAATTGTGGCTGAACAGACTCCAATACGGCACATACTTCAACCCCCGATAATTGCTTCTTTGTTAGCCATCATCATTGGTACGGTGCCTCAGTTAAAGGCTTTTTTCTTTGGATATGATGCTCCACTATCTTTTGTCACAGACAGTTTAGAGATTTTAGGTGGTGCAATGGTACCATCTGTGTTGCTTATTCTTGGGGGAATGCTTTCTGAGGGGCCAATTGAGTCTACACTTGGGCTTCGAACTACAGTTGGTATAAGCATAGCAAGGCTCTTAGTGCTTCCTGTGCTTGGAATTGGTATAGTAGCCTTGTCTGATAAGATGAATCTTCTGGTCCACGGTGATGCGATGTACAGATTTGTTCTTTTGTTGCAGTACACAACACCAAGTGCCATTTTATTGGGAGCAATTGCCAGCTTGAGGGGATATGCAGTTGGTGAGGCTTCAACACTTCTTTTCTGGCAGCATATATTTGCCCTTCTCTCCCTTTCCTTGTATATTGTTATCTACTTCAAAATAATCCCATATGTTTGAGGTAAGGATGATATTTTCTTGCCTTAGAAGCCGTTCAATTAGTAGTTAGTGTAATgcaatcaatataatattttatattgtaatctacttcaaaataatattgtattgcCTTCAAGTCTCCAACCACCCCCCTcccgtaaaaaaaaaattacaatatgtTGCTAGAATTACTTGTTTATTTGCTGTCTGCTCTATTGAGTACTAGTTGTGGAGGTGAATGATGATTCTCCCCTTCAGTGATGATTGGTTTATGAAAGCTGATTTTTCAGAATGATTAATTATGGTTCTTGTTCTATATCTTATTCTTGATTGGACATTGTGTATTAATGCTCTGAAAGTTCTGTTAGATTATGCCCTTGACTACATTATTAGATCATTTGATGaagtatatgatttttatttaatttcttttctggAAAGTGTTTCATTCAGAAAGGGAATACATCTTCACTTAATGATGCCTAATTCCCAACCAGTttatattatcaaattgaaTCCTAGTGATGACTCTGATAAAGTACTGAAAAGGGAAATACAGAAGAAGTTCAATACAAAATTATCCAAAGCAACCTTTGTCTCATATGCTTGATATAAATCTGTTGTCTTTAAATTTCATTGAAGATTTGTGATACCACATACtaagtgataagggtaggtggtgtataagatcccacattgcttgggaatgagaagttcttgttccttataatgtttcaatagggctccaattgtatcattaactagtcattttgCAATTTAGGcccagatgtggcttgggcctcccttcgggcgttacaaatgatatTAGAGCTTATCCTAACCAGAATTGtgagacttgagccgtgccacctacttGGGAATAAgaagtttttatcttttataatgGTTTCAATGACacttcaattatatcattgactagttttttgaagtataggcctagatgtggcttgggcctcccTTAGGCATTACAGGACTATATTGGTAATGTGTTCCATGGATGATGACATCGAAGTTAGTGAATAGACAATTCTGCGACTGATTCCATAGAATCAAATCATGGCTACTGAAATAAGTGATTTGACCGAATCTAGTTCTACTCACCATTTTATGTGATTTAGCTGTAGGCAGAGATAAGCATAAAAACCATGTGAATTGAAGAATGGGagggctaattttttcaaggTTCGAGCATGCTATCTGTTTtcttttgtgatgattttggcTTTAGTGGCACAATTAGTTTGATGCTGTTCTAAGAGTTATGTGTGCCGAGATATGATATGCACTCATGTATTCACACCATTGTTTTTGTGTACGGCAGAAAGTGACTTCTTTATTCTAATACACATCATGCACCGGCTGTAATGGCTCATAAATCCGTTAGTTTGTCTCAAAGCTTTTGGCTTCAAGTCCAATATGTGAAAATAACAAAGAATGAAATGTTCCATCAGTTTACTACTATCTCTCTGTTTTCCCATTCATACAGGTGATGTAGGTGAAGAAATGTATTCGACTGTCAGTCAGTTTTGTTAAACTAAAACGTATAGCCATGAAATGAGATTTAATTTACTGCATCGTGCATGAAACAAGAAGATAGACAAGAGGGTCTTGTTTCTATGACATTTTTATTGACCAGCTAGATAGAAGCCAGACTTCAAGGAAAAATGAGCTATAAAACAGAAGGCCTTAAACATAACCTCAGGCTGCTCTGAAGGAGAGAGCTGTTAGCAGTGAGAAACCATCTTAGAAGGCcttaaaaactttttaactaCAAATGCAGGccccaacattttttttcccattttcaaAGTGTTTCAAAATGGGGGAATtggtataatagtattataccATAAGGACTGTCTTAAGGAGAACTCTTACCAATTTGATTCAGAGGTTGAATTCATAGAGAAtatggtttttggttttgaaggcTCGAttcaaatattgttttatgTTTATTGCATTGAAACCTCTAATATTCTCTGCAATGGTCAAAAGGTTGTTCGATCGTCCTAGTTAAATGACAATTCCTGACCAAACCTGTTCCTAAGCGGAATATGGATCAAAGACCGAGACTGACCGGCAAATCCGAGAATGCCATCCCATGTTTGTTTGGACCAGCGCACATGAAAAGCATGTCATATGTTACGTGGTCAAATTGAACTTGCTTGTTGCTTAACTCATGTCCACGAGATCTTATCCTGTGAATCGAATTGCACAAATTGGCAATTTATACACAAGAAAAAAACAGTTGTCGCAAATtatgatgcatgcatgttgcagcaatttctttgttcctttgttttgttttgttttgttttgtttttccaagaGCACCACTGCTGCGTTGGTTCCCAAATTCTGTGGCTGGTGCAGACAAAAATGGCGGACTTGTAGGAATATGACGAGCTGCATAGCCTAGCAATTCACTTTCCCAAGAAGATATGCTGATAATATCCTTACAAGTTCAAGAAGACGAGTGACGAAGATGGTTCAACtgtaatcttttatttcttattttacgtaaaaaaattattctgatcagtcactatttactaaaccatattttattaaaaaaaaaattatataagtgtGGAGTTtaagagtgaatagtaactaataCGTAACATTcctcttatatatattgtaaatttaaagcggagcaaatataatatattaaatttttatataaaaatatttaaaatatatcataaaaataaataagataatatattttcacattaaaagtaaataaaatgtgTCATTATAGCACAGGAAAAAGATACGTGAAGAGTGGGGGAACAAATAAATGCAGGGAAATGAATGGAGGGGAGTGATGGGGGGTATATATGCGGAGATTCGTGACAAGAGAGAGCTCCACGCCTTGTTTCCCACTAAAATTGCTAAAATAATACGAAGAAGACTATGATTTGATctcattcattcatatcaatatggATTTGGATTGGCACTCTCCTAAAAGACAACCTCGATTCGATTAAATAGACACCACTCGACACTATGGATGGTCCATATTAAGCCAACCCCactatttcaactttttcttgaCCTTTTCCAGATTTTATTCAGATTTgcgtttttattttctctattttctatattctttaaaaaaaaaaaaaaaaagatacggcttatttgttttcagaaaatatatcatctcatctcatctaatcattataattttttttaacttctaatacaaaataaaataaacaattcaactttttaaaattttaaaataaaaataatattaaaaaatatattttaacaatactttatttaattttttaattttaatctcaactcatttcacctcatctcatctacgaaaacaaactaGCCAAACCTACTCTAATCTATGTATTATTCTCTAATCTTTGCATATAATACCTTAGGAAATAGATAGTATTCGATGATGATGGCGTTAAATagtatttactatttagtatTATTCTTCGAAAAATACTATTTACCAATTCCTTGTAcatgattaaataataataaataattttttaattatttaatactacatTAAAGATGGTATAAatcgataaaataaaaatgatgacgGGAAGATAATAGTTAAAAAGGAGGATGGATtgcaattcaatatttatttattcactcTCACGAGGGATGTTCATGGAGAAGTCCATACATGCAACCTCCTTAACAttgaatatgagattttttgtcatttattactaaaaatagtttaaaaatataattatcatctttttttaaattgaaattaaatatgttCCCATATTCACATTATAAACACTCAAGACAATTGACTAATATAAATGTGGTTTGTTCATGCTTGgataatatcattataatatttgtgtattttagtaaataagaattttatgtaTAATCACTCTTGTGTATTTCATTAATGTGATTGTAtgcgtcacttttttttaatataaaataattattttgactaatcataTAAATAgagtgtataaaaaatatataaaaataattgtatacaACAAAatcctatatattttttgttgtcaATGCAATAAGAATGGATATTACCAAATTCATACGACAAGGATCTAATTTAttgaacataaaatttaaaaatatatataaaaataataatctcatgactaatttcaagaaattctCCGATGAGTCAAAATATAGGTAAAATCCTAAAAGTCCAAAACTCCCATAGCCATTAGCCATAGGATTTAATTAGGAATCTGGTCCTTGGATTTGGAGGAATCTCTTTTCCTCCCTTCCACAACCCCTTTTTTCCCCCTAATTTTCTCCACCATCTTCCCCCGCACCATCCCGCCTCCTACCTCCCCCTTCCTCTATATAATGATTACCACACACAAACCCCATGTGTCTgcgcctcctcctcctcctcttcttcctcctcataaacgcccctccctctctctctctctctcgaccaCACGTTCCAAGATAACCCATATCTCTTCAGATATTCCTTTTTGCCTTTTTcgtttttgtatattttgcgCACCCCAATAAAAGCCATCTCTAAACTCTAACCCATTCAAGTTTCTGGGTTTCCTTCACACGTCAAAACCCTAGGTAACAAAAAAAGTTATGTTTGTACTTTAATAGTCTAGAAACCAAattccggtttttttttttcaatttgtttggTGGGGGTAAAGATATTCAAGGAGATGGCTATCCCTTATCCCCATTTTATTGGTTCAGAGAACTCTCCCATGGAGACGGGGATTTTGATGCCTTCCTCTCCATCTTCTGCTTCTCTGTCTCCGTCTCCGGTCATTCTGACCCAGGACGAGCTCAAGAAGATCGCGGCTTATAAGGCCGTGGAGTATGTGGAGTCCGGCATGGTACTCGGCCTCGGCACCGGCTCCACTGCCAAGCACGCTGTGAATCGCATCGGCGAGCTCTTGCGCCAGGGCAAGCTCCACAACATTGTCGGAATCCCCACGTCGAAGAAAACCCATGAACAGGCCGTCTCCCTCGGCATCCCTCTATCTGATCTCGACACCCACCCTGTCGTCGACCTCGCCATCGATGGCGCCGACGAGGTCGACCCTTTCCTCAACCTTGTCAAGGGCCGTGGTGGGTCCCTTCTCCGCGAGAAAATGGTGGAGAGCTCTTGTCGTAAATTCGTCGTTATTGTGGACGAGTCCAAGCTCGTTAAACATCTGGGTGGTAGTGGGCTCGCCATGCCTGTCGAGATCGTGCCCTTTTGTTGGAAATTCACGGCGCATAGACTGCAGACCCTGTTTGCGGATTCGGGTTGCGTTGCAAAGCTCAGGACTTCCGGTGAAGAAAGCGAACCCTTTGTGACCGATAACGGGAATTACATTGTGGAATTATATTTTAAGAAGGATATCGGGGATTTGAAGGCTGCGAGCGATGAGATTTTGCGGCTCGCTGGCGTTGTGGAGCACGGGATGTTCCTTGACCTGGCCACCACGGTCATTGTAGCGGGGGAGCTTGGCGTGAGGGTGAAGAATAAGTTTAACTGATTTTATGATCATTGtctaactttatttttatttagggaGTAATATtgggaatttttatttttgaggcaAATTGGGGAAAATTTTAATCAGTTATTATTCGTAACAGGGGATAGTTTTGGGTTCGCTAGAACCATTGATATGGTAGAAATTTTGGGGGCACGGTCTCCTcaaattttgagataaaagaTTAGGAAGAAAGAATtaggaggttttttttttttgttcgacAGCTGAATGAATGGCCTTTGGAATGTCGGCTGTAATGCTCTATTAGAAATGAAATTCCGCTTCTTTATCTCATTTGTTGCTAGTTTTACAGAACGGTTGGCAATTGATGCACTGGAGTTTCTGCTTTTATCTGTTTTGCATACGAGGCTTTCTTCTCTTTGGACAGAAGTAGTATTGCATAGTTGTTGCCCTGCAATGTTGAATTCCGCATGGGTATTCATATTATTCCTGGTGTCTTCAGTTTGTGCGTGGAACTCGGCAGATCTGGCATATATGTTTTCATGAATAGGTGCATGTCATATGCTAATTTAATGTAGTTCCAATATCTTTGAAACCGGGCTGGGCCAATTTTGACTTCATGAAGAGATATTAGGTAtgattctccattttttcttcagTTCGTGTAGGTTCTAAcagaaggaaaaagagaagaatcTGTATTTGTAATTTCTGGGTTGATCGTTTTCAAGATATTTTggcactctttttttttttttttttggctaacaTTTCTGTTAACTCTTTGCAAATGTCTGGAGTCTATTTTGCATCTGTTCTGAATGGGAAGGTGAAGAAACAAGCGGGTTGTGGGGACTATAGAAAAGTGAGTGCTACTGTCATCCGAGGTGTATGTAACACgtcaaataaatttattgtagCGGTTTGATTGACCTTACGAGAGGTGTGATGTTTCTCCATTTGTGATCTCTTGATTTCTTGGTTGCAATGGAGATTGAAATTTCATTGTGATATGTGTTATCAGGTTCTTTCTATTGCCGTGTTAGTATAGCTTTTGCTTATAGAGAAACGTACACTTTTTGTGCTTTCTCAGATTATAAAACTCTTTTTACTATAAACTTATCACATCTAGTAACATTAGTTTGTGAGCTTTACTTTTTTGAGAGATCTCTACGAACCATGCTCTGGGACATTCTGATTTGTGAGCGTGCAGCTGCCTGATTTACT carries:
- the LOC109015114 gene encoding protein PIN-LIKES 2-like is translated as MLRYLTALYQNNVKSSGEDLLSAIIPLMKLLSLTVIGLVLAHPRTQIIPRATFKLLSKLVFALFLPCLIFTELGESITLENFAHWWFIPVNVLVSTGIGCLLGYLVVIICRPPPQFKRFTVIMTAFGNTGNLPLAIVGSVCHTADNPFGPHCHSRGVAYVSFSSWVSVILVYTLVYHMMEPPLEYYEIVEEGIEIEEERAVNDASRPLLVEAEWPGIEDKETEHSKTPFIARIFQSISNVSQTSFPDIEVSGEGGANSPRSIRCLAAPKVFRRMRIVAEQTPIRHILQPPIIASLLAIIIGTVPQLKAFFFGYDAPLSFVTDSLEILGGAMVPSVLLILGGMLSEGPIESTLGLRTTVGISIARLLVLPVLGIGIVALSDKMNLLVHGDAMYRFVLLLQYTTPSAILLGAIASLRGYAVGEASTLLFWQHIFALLSLSLYIVIYFKIIPYV
- the LOC109015116 gene encoding probable ribose-5-phosphate isomerase 2 yields the protein MAIPYPHFIGSENSPMETGILMPSSPSSASLSPSPVILTQDELKKIAAYKAVEYVESGMVLGLGTGSTAKHAVNRIGELLRQGKLHNIVGIPTSKKTHEQAVSLGIPLSDLDTHPVVDLAIDGADEVDPFLNLVKGRGGSLLREKMVESSCRKFVVIVDESKLVKHLGGSGLAMPVEIVPFCWKFTAHRLQTLFADSGCVAKLRTSGEESEPFVTDNGNYIVELYFKKDIGDLKAASDEILRLAGVVEHGMFLDLATTVIVAGELGVRVKNKFN